One window from the genome of Pyrus communis chromosome 16, drPyrComm1.1, whole genome shotgun sequence encodes:
- the LOC137721002 gene encoding probable LRR receptor-like serine/threonine-protein kinase At3g47570 — translation MHNQFTVVLSLISSAVDSKFCRIRALEKLSGEIPPSLENLSSLQMLSFQRNNLQGGIPNSLGQLNSLKYLDLGSNKFSGEIPPSLGNLSSLQMLSVRQNFLRGGIPDSLGQLNNLKYLVLGSNILNGTIPPSMYNLSSITVISVLENLLHGTLPPGLGHTVFPNLQAFSFHFNRFSGQIPVSLSNASNLALFGISANIFTGRVPNLARMSNLFRVEMDANNLVNNEEGDLDFLSSLVNCTNLERLDISGNNFGGVLTESLSNLSTKLEVMRLGGNQIRGSIPVGIGNLINLGILGFEVNQLRGPIPISICKLNKIFSLSLNHNELFGTIPVLLGNLTSLGRLLLMSNNLQGSIPLSLGECRNLQSLSLSQNNLSGPIPHEVISLSSLSQILDLSHNYFTHSIPFGVGLLLQLAYLDLSDNKLSGEIPSSIGNCISLESLHLEGNFLQGTIPDAWSSLRGVEDFDLSRNFLTGRIPNYLGSFRVLRNLNLSFNDLEGAVPMKGVFQNSTSFSIIGNKWLCGGISQLVLAPCISKKSDEKPKQEIFPWRKVLISIACGSAIGVVFLLCFVLLYPSRQSLRCVLLYLSRKSRTKTTSGPSWEVSLLKVSYGDLLKATNGFSSRNLIGAGSFGSVYRGILNQEERIVAVKVLNVQGSRESFTAECEALKNIKHRNLVKLLTVCSSIDFQGNDFKALIYEFMVNGNLEEWLHFSAHRLPGAPIVQGHLNLIQRVNIAIDVANALNYLHNHSHVPIIHCDLKPSNVLLEGDMTARVADFGLARYLPDASCSLPSHRSTANVINGSIGYIAPEYGMGNEVSTYGDVYSYGILLLEMLTGKRPTDEMFKDGLNLHKFVQIALPELVEEICDPVLLQIKESSTRSNGSSNRNQVQDDQRQRVRKCLVIMARIGVACSADLPRERMDIGHVVDGLCLARDVLTGTWIPRNHMITA, via the exons ATGCATAATCAGTTTACCGTTGTCCTTTCTTTGATCTCCAGCGCGGTTGACAGCAAGTTCTGCAGGATCCG AGCTTTGGAAAAACTAAGTGGGGAGATCCCACCTTCTTTGGAAaatctttcttctcttcagATGCTATCTTTTCAACGAAATAATCTGCAGGGAGGTATTCCAAATAGCCTTGGCCAGTTGAATAGCTTAAAATACCTTGATTTAGGAAGTAATAAATTCAGTGGGGAAATCCCACCTTCTTTGGGAaatctttcttctcttcagATGCTATCTGTGCGACAAAATTTTCTGCGCGGAGGTATTCCAGATAGCCTTGGCCAGTTGAATAACTTAAAATACCTTGTTTTGGGTTCCAATATTTTGAATGGTACCATCCCTCCCTCCATGTACAACCTCTCTTCTATTACAGTCATCTCGGTGCTTGAAAACCTACTTCATGGAACTCTTCCCCCTGGCTTGGGCCACACTGTATTTCCAAACCTCCAagccttttcttttcatttcaacCGATTCAGTGGACAAATACCAGTTTCACTCTCCAATGCATCCAACCTTGCATTATTTGGTATCTCAGCCAATATTTTTACTGGAAGAGTGCCTAATCTGGCAAGGATGTCCAATCTGTTCCGGGTAGAAATGGATGCTAACAATCTCGTAAATAATGAGGAAGGTGACTTGGACTTCCTTTCTTCTCTGGTTAATTGCACCAACTTAGAGCGTTTGGATATCAGTGGCAATAATTTTGGAGGAGTGCTAACTGAATCTCTCAGCAACCTCTCAACAAAGCTCGAGGTAATGAGATTGGGAGGGAATCAGATACGCGGAAGCATTCCTGTAGGAATTGGAAATCTCATCAACTTGGGGATACTAGGCTTTGAGGTAAACCAATTGAGGGGCCCTATACCAATCTCAATATGTAAACTGAATAAAATTTTTAGTCTGTCATTGAATCACAATGAGTTGTTCGGTACTATCCCAGTTTTGCTAGGCAATCTAACTTCGTTAGGCAGATTACTGCTCATGTCGAACAACTTACAAGGAAGCATACCGCTCAGTCTCGGTGAATGCAGGAATTTGCAATCTTTGAGTCTTTCTCAAAATAATCTTAGTGGTCCCATTCCACATGAAGTCATCAGTTTATCATCCCTGTCACAGATTTTGGATCTGTCCCACAACTATTTTACTCATTCCATTCCATTTGGAGTAGGTCTTTTGTTGCAGCTTGCTTACTTGGATCTATCTGATAACAAATTATCTGGTGAGATTCCAAGCTCAATAGGAAACTGCATAAGTTTGGAAAGTTTGCATTTGGAAGGAAATTTTTTGCAAGGGACCATTCCTGACGCTTGGAGTTCTTTGAGAGGAGTTGAAGACTTTGACCTTTCTCGCAACTTCTTAACTGGAAGAATTCCAAACTATTTAGGGAGTTTCCGCGTCTTGCGGAACTTGAACCTATCATTCAATGATTTAGAAGGTGCAGTACCGATGAAAGGAGTTTTCCAGAATTCAACTTCGTTTTCTATTATTGGAAATAAATGGCTATGTGGAGGTATATCTCAGCTAGTGTTGGCACCATGCATCTCCAAAAAATCTGACGAAAAACCTAAGCAAGAAATATTTCCATGGCGAAAAGTACTTATCTCAATTGCCTGTGGGAGTGCTATTGGAGTTGTCTTCCTGTTGTGCTTTGTGCTTCTTTATCCATCAAGACAATCATTGCGCTGTGTACTTCTTTATCTATCAAGAAAATCAAGAACGAAGACAACTTCAGGACCATCATGGGAGGTTTCACTCTTGAAAGTTTCATACGGTGATCTCCTCAAAGCGACAAATGGGTTTTCTTCTCGGAATTTGATTGGTGCTGGTAGCTTCGGGTCTGTGTACAGGGGAATTCTCAATCAGGAGGAAAGAATTGTTGCAGTTAAAGTGCTTAATGTTCAAGGTTCAAGAGAAAGTTTTACAGCTGAATGTGAAGCCTTGAAAAACATTAAGCACCGGAATCTTGTCAAGCTATTGACCGTGTGTTCAAGTATCGATTTTCAAGGAAATGATTTCAAAGCTTTGATATATGAATTCATGGTGAATGGAAATCTTGAAGAGTGGCTGCATTTTTCAGCTCATAGGCTACCTGGGGCCCCCATCGTGCAGGGCCATTTGAACCTTATTCAGAGGGTAAACATTGCCATTGACGTGGCTAATGCTCTAAATTATTTGCACAACCACTCTCACGTACCAATAATTCATTGTGATTTGAAACCCAGCAACGTTCTCTTGGAAGGCGACATGACTGCTCGCGTTGCTGATTTTGGTTTAGCAAGGTACCTCCCAGATGCTTCATGTTCACTTCCTTCGCACAGAAGCACTGCAAATGTCATTAACGGTTCCATAGGCTATATTGCCCCCG AGTATGGAATGGGAAACGAGGTTTCAACATATGGCGATGTGTATAGCTACGGAATCCTGTTGTTGGAGATGCTTACTGGAAAGAGGCCTACAGATGAAATGTTCAAAGATGGTCTGAACCTGCACAAGTTCGTTCAGATAGCTTTGCCTGAACTTGTAGAAGAAATATGTGATCCGGTGCTTCTTCAAATAAAAGAAAGCAGCACTCGTAGTAATGGCTCAAGCAATAGGAATCAGGTCCAAGATGATCAAAGGCAAAGAGTTAGGAAGTGCTTGGTTATCATGGCCAGGATAGGAGTTGCTTGTTCTGCAGATTTGCCGAGAGAGCGGATGGATATTGGACATGTTGTAGACGGACTATGCCTAGCAAGGGATGTACTAACTGGAACCTGGATTCCTAGAAATCATATGATCACGGCCTAA
- the LOC137721363 gene encoding putative receptor-like protein kinase At3g47110, translated as MGFSGIIISICSIIMQLFLLMITSSSLRLGGNDTDRQSLLAFKAEIVNDPLGILSSWNESLHFCQWQGIACGRRHQRVTVLDLESSRLNGQLPPHIGNLSFLRILNLQNNNFNNTIPQEVGRLFRLQQLRLGNNSFSGDIPFNISRCSNLQVLHIAGNHLRSKLPIEIGSLSKLQVLALSKNNLSGAIPPSFGNLSSLQVLSVEENNLHGDIPNSLGQLKRLTYLSVGQNYLNGTIPPSIYNLSSITLISVLHNKLHGTLPSGLGQTIFPNLEIFYFWGNQFSGLIPTSISNASNLSLFSISFNEFTGKVPSLARLSNLYLLSLTNNHLGNDEEGDLDFISSLVNCTKLTEFDVSGNNFGGVLPESISNLSTELNLLVFGRNQIRGRIPIGIGNLVNLESLASEENLLTGTIPSSIGKLKRLDALYLNENKLSGTIPSSLGNLTSMTRLILMSNKLEGNIPQSLGECRNLLLLVLSQNNLRGQIPKEVIGLASLSVTLDLSSNKLTGSIPMEVSNLMHLVYLDVSDNRLSGEIPRSLGSCTSLASLYLSGNSLQGTIPESLSSLRAIENFDLSCNNLSGRIPNYLESFRFLLKLNLSFNDFEGALPMKGVFENTSAFSVTGNSRICGGIPSLRLPKCVSNHSKQGLSSRLKIIISAACGVVGLSFAILFVIFYRSRKARGVKSTSGSSLGVSLLKLSYRDLLKATDGFSAANLIGAGSFGSVYKGTLDQYEGRIVAVKVLNLQSARASKSFIAECEALRTIRHRNLVKLLTACSSIDFQGNDFKALVYDFMVNGSLEEWLHNSAQLGDNPPNLQQNLDLIQRVNIAIDIACALDYLHNHSHMPIVHCDLKPSNILLDGDMTACVGDFGLARFLPEASCPFPVHESSSNAIKGSIGYTAPEYGMGSKVSTYGDMYSYGILLLEMLTGKRPTDNMFKDGMDLQYFVTMALPERVEEICDPLLVQMEESCSSTNPISNRGNQVPNDQRQRVVECLTSIARIGVACSAAMPRDRKDISNVVTELCLARDVLTGTRRPREHL; from the exons ATGGGGTTCTCGGGTATCATTATTAGCATCTGTTCTATTATCATGCAACTGTTTCTCCTGATGATCACTTCATCATCCTTACGTCTAGGAGGGAATGACACGGATAGACAGTCCTTGCTTGCATTTAAAGCTGAAATCGTGAACGACCCACTGGGCATTCTTAGCTCCTGGAATGAATCCCTCCACTTCTGTCAGTGGCAAGGCATTGCTTGTGGCCGCAGACACCAGAGAGTCACCGTGCTGGACCTTGAATCAAGCCGGCTGAATGGTCAGCTACCTCCCCACATTGGAAACTTGAGCTTTCTCAGAATTTTAAACCTCCAAaacaacaacttcaacaacaCCATCCCTCAAGAAGTTGGTCGTTTGTTCCGTCTGCAACAACTACGCCTTGGTAACAACTCCTTCAGTGGTGATATTCCATTCAACATATCACGTTGCTCTAACCTCCAAGTACTTCACATAGCTGGAAACCATCTTAGGAGCAAACTTCCAATTGAAATTGGCTCCTTGTCCAAGCTTCAGGTACTTGCTTTAAGCAAAAACAATTTAAGTGGGGCAATCCCACCTTCTTTTGGAAATCTTTCTTCTCTCCAGGTGTTATCTGTGGAAGAAAATAATCTGCATGGAGATATTCCAAATAGCCTTGGCCAGTTGAAAAGACTAACATATCTTTCAGTGGGTCAAAATTATTTGAATGGTACCATCCCTCCCTCGATTTACAACCTCTCATCAATTACACTCATTTCTGTGCTTCACAACAAATTGCATGGAACTCTTCCCTCTGGGTTGGGCCAAACTATATTTCCAAACCTCGAAATCTTTTATTTCTGGGGCAACCAATTCAGTGGACTGATACCAACTTCAATCTCCAATGCCTCAAACCTTTCACTGTTTTCTATCTCATTCAATGAGTTTACTGGAAAAGTGCCTAGTCTGGCACGCCTGTCAAATTTGTATTTGTTATCACTTACCAATAACCATCTTGGAAATGATGAGGAAGGTGACTTGGATTTCATCTCTTCTCTAGTTAATTGCACCAAATTAACGGAGTTTGATGTTAGTGGCAATAATTTTGGAGGAGTGCTACCTGAATCCATCAGCAATCTCTCGACAGAGCTCAACCTGCTGGTATTTGGTCGTAACCAGATACGTGGAAGAATTCCCATTGGGATCGGAAATCTAGTCAACTTGGAGTCACTAGCCTCTGAGGAAAACCTATTGACAGGCACAATACCAAGTTCTATTGGTAAACTGAAAAGGTTGGATGCTCTATATCTGAACGAGAATAAACTATCAGGTACCATCCCATCTTCTCTTGGAAATCTAACTTCAATGACCAGGTTGATTCTCATGTCAAACAAGTTAGAAGGCAACATACCGCAAAGTCTTGGAGAATGCAGGAATCTTCTACTTTTAGTTCTTTCCCAAAATAATCTTCGCGGTCAAATTCCTAAAGAAGTTATTGGTTTAGCATCCTTGTCAGTAACTTTGGATCTATCCAGCAACAAGCTTACTGGATCCATACCAATGGAGGTAAGCAACTTGATGCATCTAGTTTACTTGGATGTTTCTGACAATAGGTTATCTGGTGAGATTCCACGAAGTTTAGGGAGTTGTACAAGTTTGGCATCTCTGTATCTGAGTGGAAACTCATTGCAGGGGACCATTCCTGAATCCTTGAGCTCTTTGAGAGCGATTGAGAATTTCGACCTCTCTTGCAACAACTTGTCTGGCAGAATTCCCAACTATTTGGAGAGTTTCCGGTTCTTGCTGAAATTGAACCTCTCGTTCAATGATTTTGAAGGTGCATTACCAATGAAAGGAGTTTTTGAGAATACAAGTGCGTTTTCTGTCACAGGAAACTCACGGATTTGTGGAGGTATACCTTCTTTAAGATTGCCCAAATGCGTCTCCAACCATTCTAAGCAAGGCTTATCTTCTAGGCTGAAAATAATTATCTCAGCTGCTTGTGGGGTTGTTGGATTAAGTTTTGCGATtttgtttgtgattttttatcGATCAAGAAAAGCAAGAGGAGTGAAGTCAACTTCAGGATCATCACTGGGGGTTTCACTTTTGAAATTGTCCTACCGAGATCTCCTTAAAGCAACTGATGGGTTCTCTGCAGCCAATTTGATTGGTGCTGGTAGTTTTGGGTCCGTATATAAGGGAACACTTGATCAGTATGAAGGAAGAATTGTTGCAGTGAAAGTACTCAATCTTCAAAGTGCAAGAGCTTCCAAAAGTTTCATTGCTGAATGTGAAGCTCTGAGAACCATTAGGCACCGAAATCTTGTCAAGCTACTGACTGCCTGTTCAAGCATCGATTTTCAGGGGAATGATTTCAAGGCTTTGGTTTATGACTTCATGGTGAATGGAAGTCTCGAAGAATGGCTGCATAATTCAGCTCAACTGGGCGACAATCCACCCAATCTGCAGCAGAATCTGGATCTCATTCAGAGAGTAAACATTGCAATCGACATAGCTTGTGCTCTGGATTATTTGCACAACCACTCTCACATGCCAATAGTTCATTGTGATTTAAAGCCAAGCAACATTCTCTTGGATGGTGACATGACTGCATGTGTTGGTGATTTTGGTTTGGCAAGGTTCCTCCCAGAGGCTTCTTGTCCATTTCCTGTGCACGAGAGCTCTTCCAATGCAATAAAAGGCTCAATAGGCTATACTGCCCCAG AGTATGGAATGGGAAGCAAGGTGTCAACATATGGCGACATGTATAGCTACGGAATCCTGTTGTTGGAGATGTTAACAGGCAAGAGGCCGACAGATAACATGTTTAAAGACGGTATGGACTTGCAGTATTTTGTTACGATGGCTCTACCAGAACGTGTGGAAGAAATATGTGATCCACTACTTGTTCAAATGGAAGAAAGCTGCAGCAGTACTAATCCCATAAGTAATAGGGGGAATCAAGTCCCAAATGATCAAAGACAAAGGGTTGTGGAGTGCTTGACTTCCATTGCAAGAATAGGAGTTGCTTGTTCTGCAGCAATGCCGAGAGATCGAAAGGACATAAGCAATGTTGTCACTGAGTTGTGTCTAGCAAGGGATGTGCTAACTGGAACAAGGAGGCCTAGAGAGCATCTGTGA